A single Paenibacillus kribbensis DNA region contains:
- the mtnA gene encoding S-methyl-5-thioribose-1-phosphate isomerase, with translation MSEKKQSTPVTSAEAEVSSGQALSSLVWKGDRLSMLDQRLLPETIVMLDLFTAEEVWDGIHTMKVRGAPAIGMAAAYGVVLGASAYSNEDAAGWLEHVHGVCGYLATSRPTAVNLFWALDRMKKRAGELIAEAGGGLVEDWNAGLEREAIAIQAEDEEVCRQIGIHALPLFEDGMGVLTHCNAGGLATAKYGTALAPMYLAQENGIHLKVFADETRPVLQGARLTAFELQQAGIDVTLLCDNMAGMVMSKGWVQAVIVGTDRVAANGDVANKIGTYSLAVLAKAHGIPFYVASPLSTIDLQTATGADIPIEERSAEEVTESFGKRTAPQGIKVYNPAFDITPHEYITAIITEKGIVQAPFNDSLTALFAD, from the coding sequence ATGAGTGAAAAGAAGCAATCCACCCCCGTAACCTCTGCTGAAGCCGAAGTATCCAGCGGTCAGGCTCTGTCTTCGCTGGTGTGGAAAGGCGACCGCTTGTCCATGCTGGATCAGCGTCTGCTGCCCGAAACGATTGTCATGCTGGATTTGTTCACAGCCGAGGAAGTGTGGGATGGCATTCATACGATGAAGGTACGCGGTGCGCCTGCCATCGGCATGGCTGCGGCCTACGGCGTAGTACTGGGAGCTTCCGCCTACAGCAACGAAGACGCTGCCGGATGGCTGGAGCATGTACACGGTGTGTGCGGGTATTTGGCTACATCACGACCAACTGCCGTGAACCTGTTCTGGGCATTGGACCGCATGAAGAAGCGGGCCGGGGAACTTATCGCTGAGGCTGGTGGAGGACTGGTGGAGGACTGGAATGCCGGGCTGGAGCGTGAAGCGATAGCCATTCAGGCAGAGGATGAGGAAGTATGCCGCCAGATCGGCATCCATGCTTTACCTTTGTTCGAGGACGGAATGGGCGTACTCACTCACTGCAATGCTGGCGGATTGGCAACAGCAAAATACGGAACAGCGCTCGCGCCCATGTACCTTGCGCAGGAGAATGGCATCCACCTGAAAGTATTTGCCGACGAAACCCGCCCTGTGTTGCAGGGTGCGCGCCTGACCGCTTTCGAGCTTCAGCAGGCAGGCATTGACGTAACGCTGCTCTGTGACAATATGGCGGGCATGGTGATGTCCAAAGGATGGGTACAGGCCGTCATTGTCGGCACGGACCGAGTGGCCGCTAACGGCGATGTGGCCAACAAAATCGGCACCTATAGCCTGGCTGTGCTGGCAAAGGCGCATGGCATTCCTTTTTATGTAGCTTCGCCGCTGTCTACAATTGATTTGCAGACCGCAACAGGCGCAGATATCCCCATTGAGGAACGTTCTGCGGAGGAGGTTACGGAAAGCTTTGGCAAAAGGACAGCTCCGCAGGGCATCAAAGTCTACAACCCGGCTTTTGACATTACCCCTCATGAGTACATTACCGCCATCATTACCGAAAAAGGGATTGTCCAAGCTCCCTTTAACGACAGTCTGACCGCTTTGTTTGCGGATTAA
- a CDS encoding RNA 2'-phosphotransferase, whose translation MLTTKQEESLSKFMSKILRHTPEQFGIALDHEGYCDIQDLIKGIRSENRWTDASESDIKQVVKNCAKQRYEIVNGYIRANYGHSAGRLDYKEATPPTILYHGTNTKVLNKILTEGIKPMGRKYVHLSESLEFAILAGKRRGELVILEVDTAKALGKQVKFYKANNGVWLADHVPPRYLKKFE comes from the coding sequence ATGTTAACAACAAAACAAGAAGAAAGTCTAAGTAAATTTATGAGTAAAATTCTGAGACACACACCTGAACAATTTGGAATTGCTCTGGATCATGAGGGCTATTGTGATATTCAGGACCTGATTAAAGGGATTAGATCAGAGAATAGATGGACTGATGCCAGTGAGTCGGATATCAAGCAAGTAGTAAAGAATTGTGCAAAGCAAAGGTATGAGATTGTTAATGGGTACATAAGGGCTAATTATGGACACAGCGCAGGCAGATTAGATTATAAGGAAGCTACTCCACCAACAATTCTATATCACGGTACAAACACAAAGGTACTAAATAAAATCCTCACTGAAGGTATTAAACCAATGGGCAGAAAGTATGTACATCTGTCTGAATCCCTTGAGTTTGCAATCTTAGCGGGCAAAAGACGTGGAGAACTAGTTATTCTCGAAGTAGACACAGCAAAGGCATTGGGTAAGCAAGTGAAGTTTTATAAAGCAAACAATGGTGTTTGGCTTGCCGATCATGTACCCCCACGGTACTTAAAGAAGTTTGAATAA
- a CDS encoding YunC family protein, with product MIHMEPIQVGEHTFIGVEVKLPKTTLLTISNSRGYIMCGALDVGLLNERLADRKILAARAVGVKTLEQLLEAPMESVTTEAEQLGIKPGMPGYEALLKLV from the coding sequence ATGATACACATGGAACCTATACAAGTGGGTGAGCATACATTTATCGGAGTCGAGGTCAAACTGCCTAAAACAACGCTGTTGACGATCTCTAACTCCCGTGGTTACATCATGTGTGGTGCACTGGATGTTGGATTGCTCAATGAGCGGCTGGCGGATCGGAAAATTCTTGCTGCACGGGCTGTGGGGGTTAAAACACTGGAGCAATTGCTGGAAGCGCCGATGGAATCGGTGACGACGGAGGCGGAGCAACTGGGGATCAAGCCAGGTATGCCAGGATACGAAGCACTTTTAAAACTAGTCTAA